A genomic window from Salvia splendens isolate huo1 chromosome 11, SspV2, whole genome shotgun sequence includes:
- the LOC121755353 gene encoding deoxyuridine 5'-triphosphate nucleotidohydrolase-like produces the protein MIREVAPFLRVKRLSEKAILLSRGSPLSAGYDLSSAVEMKVPARGKALVPTDLSVAVPEGTYARIAPRGSTRSTWGQEWWMLTTEGRLG, from the exons ATGATCCGTGAAGTTGCACCATTTCTTCGAGTGAAAAGGCTCTCGGAGAAAGCCATTTTGCTGTCTAGGGGCTCCCCTCTTTCAGCCGGCTACGATCTCTCTAg TGCCGTGGAGATGAAGGTTCCAGCTAGAGGAAAAGCTCTGGTGCCAACGGATCTCAGCGTCGCTGTTCCCGAAGGAACATATGCTCGAATTG CACCGCGTGGAAGCACTCGATCGACGTGGGGGCAGGAGTGGTGGATGCTGACTACCGAGGGCCGGTTGGGGTGA
- the LOC121755309 gene encoding COP9 signalosome complex subunit 4-like, whose product MESAFASASAITDQRQKIEQYKHILATVLSSNDVVQAKQFVDHMLSDNVPLVVSRQLLQAFAQELGRLEPEFQKEISHYTLNQIQPRVVSFEEQVLIIREKLAELYESEQQWSKAAQMLSGIDLDSGMRVIDDTFRLSKCVQIARLYLEDDDAVNAEAFINKASFLVSNSQQEVLNLQYKVCYARILDLKRKFLEAALRYYDISQIEKRKIGDEEIDEEALEQALAAAVTCTILAAAGPRRSRVLATLYKDERCSKLKIYPILQKVYLERILRKPEIDAFSEELKPHQKATLPDNFTVLDRAMIEHNLLSASKLYTNISFEELGTLLGIAPQKAEKIASRMICEDRMRGSIDQVEAVIHFEDDAEELQQWDQQIFGLCQALNEILDSMAKKGFPIPV is encoded by the exons ATGGAGAGTGCCTTTGCTAGCGCGTCGGCAATCACTGACCAACGCCAGAAGATCGAACAGTACAAGCACATTCTCGCAACCGTCCTCTCCTCAAACGATGTGGTTCAAGCCAAACAGTTTGTCGACCACA TGTTGTCCGACAATGTGCCACTTGTTGTTTCGAGACAGCTCCTGCAGGCATTTGCCCAGGAATTGGGAAGGCTGGAACCGGAGTTTCAGAAGGAAATTTCCCATTATACCCTCAATCAGATCCAACCCCGAGTTGTTTCGTTTGAGGAACAG GTTTTGATAATCAGAGAAAAACTGGCTGAATTGTATGAATCTGAACAACAATGGTCGAAAGCTGCACAGATGCTTAGCGGCATTGACCTAGATTCTGGGATGAG AGTGATTGATGATACATTCAGACTTTCAAAATGTGTCCAAATTGCCCGTCTTTACCTCGAG GATGATGACGCTGTTAATGCAGAAGCTTTTATAAACAAAGCTTCTTTTTTGGTTAGCAACAGCCAGCAGGAAGTGCTGAATTTACAATACAAG GTTTGTTATGCTAGAATTCTAGATCTAAAAAGGAAGTTTTTGGAAGCTGCACTGCGGTATTATGATATTTCCCAAATTGAAAAGCGGAAAATTGGAGATGA AGAGATTGATGAAGAAGCACTGGAGCAAGCTCTCGCTGCTGCTGTGACCTGCACAATTTTGGCAGCTGCTGGGCCTCGTCGTTCTCGAGTTCTTGCAACCCTTTACAAG GATGAACGGTGCTCTAAGCTAAAGATTTACCCAATCTTGCAGAAG GTATACCTTGAGAGAATTTTGAGGAAACCTGAAATTGATGCATTTTCTGAAGAACTGAAGCCTCATCAG AAAGCAACTTTGCCTGACAATTTTACTGTTCTTGATCGAGCCATGATTGAGCATAATCTTCTTAGTGCTAGCAAACTTTATACAAATATTAG TTTTGAAGAGTTGGGCACATTGCTGGGTATCGCTCCTCAAAAG GCGGAGAAAATAGCTTCTAGAATGATCTGTGAAGATAGGATGAGGGGATCTATTGATCAG GTCGAAGCTGTTATTCATTTTGAGGATGACGCCGAGGAATTGCAGCAATGGGATCAACAG ATATTTGGCTTGTGTCAGGCTCTCAATGAAATTCTTGATAGCATGGCGAAGAAGGGTTTTCCCATTCCTGTCTAA